The following are encoded in a window of Nocardioides houyundeii genomic DNA:
- the ftsZ gene encoding cell division protein FtsZ gives MAAAQNYLAIIKVVGIGGGGVNAVNRMIEVGLKGVEFIAINTDAQALLMSDADVKLDIGRELTRGLGAGANPDVGAKAAEDHADEIEEVIKGADMVFVTAGEGGGTGTGGAPVVARIARSLGALTIGVVTRPFAFEGRRRANSAEEGIAQLREEVDTLIVIPNDRLLSISDRSVSILDAFKQADQVLLQGVSGITDLITTPGLINLDFADVKSVMANAGSALMGIGSARGEDRAVAAAEMAVSSPLLEASIEGAHGVLLSIAGGSDLGLFEINEAAALVSEAAHAEANIIFGATIDDALGDEVRVTVIAAGFDGGMPKRRENSSGFNRPATQTQQQTQRPQAQRPATDRPQVEARPPVQSPVLGNQREGDAGRGGDASSQQGGRPAQQAAPAPERPRVQRKVEFDDDDLDIPDFLK, from the coding sequence GTGGCAGCAGCCCAGAACTACCTGGCGATCATCAAGGTCGTGGGCATCGGTGGTGGTGGCGTGAACGCCGTCAACCGGATGATCGAGGTCGGACTCAAGGGTGTCGAGTTCATCGCGATCAACACCGACGCCCAGGCGTTGCTCATGAGCGACGCCGACGTCAAGCTCGACATCGGTCGAGAGCTCACCCGCGGCCTCGGTGCCGGCGCCAACCCCGACGTGGGTGCCAAGGCCGCCGAGGACCACGCGGACGAGATCGAAGAGGTCATCAAGGGCGCCGACATGGTGTTCGTGACCGCCGGCGAGGGTGGCGGCACCGGCACCGGCGGTGCCCCCGTCGTGGCCCGCATCGCGCGCTCGCTCGGTGCCCTGACCATCGGTGTGGTGACCCGTCCGTTCGCGTTCGAGGGACGCCGCCGGGCCAACTCCGCCGAGGAGGGCATCGCGCAGCTGCGCGAGGAGGTCGACACCCTCATCGTCATCCCCAACGACCGCCTGCTGTCCATCAGCGACCGCAGCGTGTCGATCCTGGACGCGTTCAAGCAGGCCGACCAGGTCCTGCTGCAGGGTGTCTCCGGCATCACCGACCTGATCACCACCCCCGGCCTGATCAACCTCGACTTCGCCGACGTCAAGTCGGTGATGGCCAACGCCGGCTCGGCCCTGATGGGCATCGGGTCCGCCCGTGGCGAGGACCGCGCGGTTGCCGCGGCCGAGATGGCGGTCTCCAGCCCCCTCCTCGAGGCCTCCATCGAAGGCGCCCACGGCGTGCTCCTCTCGATCGCCGGAGGTTCCGACCTCGGCCTGTTCGAGATCAACGAGGCGGCCGCCCTGGTCTCGGAGGCGGCCCACGCCGAGGCCAACATCATCTTCGGCGCCACGATCGACGACGCCCTCGGCGACGAGGTGCGGGTCACCGTGATCGCGGCCGGGTTCGACGGCGGCATGCCCAAGCGGCGCGAGAACAGCTCGGGCTTCAACCGTCCCGCGACCCAGACGCAGCAGCAGACCCAGCGTCCGCAGGCTCAGCGTCCGGCCACGGACCGTCCTCAGGTCGAGGCCCGCCCGCCGGTGCAGTCACCCGTGCTGGGCAACCAGCGCGAGGGTGACGCCGGGCGTGGGGGCGATGCCTCCTCCCAGCAGGGGGGACGACCCGCGCAGCAGGCCGCCCCGGCGCCGGAGCGTCCTCGGGTCCAGCGCAAGGTCGAGTTCGACGACGACGACCTGGACATCCCCGACTTCCTGAAGTGA
- a CDS encoding cell division protein FtsQ/DivIB gives MTWRPRPLGQVEAAERTRRRFARRQRLRRWQVWRRVLVAVLVLVLIGTGVWLAYFSSVLAVAGVAVHGADQVSAAQVRQAAAVPAHTPLLRVDLDSVRRRVEGLAAVRSARVTRQWPDEILVSVQERAAVAVVDLGGSWRGMDSEGVVFREYDQAPATLPRVRVVGDAGRDALREAAQVVSALPEDLASRVDHVDVQTVDQISLVLRDGRVVVWGSAEQSDDKASVLAALLKAREARRYDVSVPGQPVTSD, from the coding sequence ATGACCTGGCGTCCGCGCCCGCTGGGGCAGGTCGAGGCCGCCGAGCGCACCCGACGGCGCTTCGCCCGCCGCCAGCGGCTGCGGCGCTGGCAGGTGTGGCGTCGGGTGCTGGTCGCGGTGCTGGTCCTGGTGCTGATCGGCACGGGTGTCTGGCTCGCCTACTTCTCCTCCGTGCTGGCGGTCGCGGGGGTGGCGGTGCACGGTGCCGACCAGGTCTCCGCGGCGCAGGTGCGGCAGGCCGCCGCCGTCCCCGCGCACACCCCGCTGCTCCGGGTGGACCTGGACTCGGTGAGGCGGCGGGTGGAGGGACTCGCGGCCGTCCGCTCCGCGCGCGTCACGCGACAGTGGCCCGACGAGATCCTGGTGTCCGTCCAGGAGCGCGCGGCCGTGGCCGTGGTCGACCTGGGCGGCTCGTGGCGCGGCATGGACTCCGAGGGGGTCGTCTTCCGTGAGTACGACCAGGCGCCGGCGACGCTGCCCCGGGTGCGGGTCGTCGGGGACGCCGGCCGGGACGCGCTGCGCGAGGCCGCGCAGGTCGTCTCGGCGCTGCCGGAGGACCTGGCATCCCGGGTCGACCACGTGGACGTGCAGACCGTCGACCAGATCTCCCTGGTGCTCAGGGACGGTCGGGTGGTGGTCTGGGGGAGTGCCGAGCAGTCCGACGACAAGGCATCGGTGCTGGCGGCCCTGCTGAAGGCGCGCGAGGCCCGCCGGTACGACGTCAGCGTTCCCGGCCAGCCGGTCACCTCCGACTGA